In the genome of Nonomuraea sp. NBC_00507, the window CTGGCCGCGTAGTGCTGCTCGACGTACTGGGACAGGACGAGCACGCCGACCTCCGGCCGGCGATCGCGGATCTCCAACGCCGCTCGCAGGCCTTCGTCCTTGTGGGCGGGCGGCATACGCACGTCGATCACGGCCACGTCCGGGCGGTGGTGTTCGACTGCGTCGAGCAGCGCGGCTGCGTCCCCGACGGCGGCGACGACCTCGTGGCCGGCGTCGTCGAGCAGCCGGGTCAGGCCCTCGCGCAGGAGCACGGAGTCGTCAGCCAGGATCACCCGCACGGCACGGCCTTCGGCAGCGTGGCGACGATTTTGGTGGGGCCGCCGGGCGGGCTGTCCACGACGAACTCGCCGTCCAGCGCCAGCACCCGCCTGGCCAGCCCGGACAGCCCGCCGCCCGACGGCTCGGCGCCGCCCTTGCCGTCGTCCGAGATCGCCACCCGCACCGTCCGCTCGTCCTCGCTCAACACGACCAGGATGTCACGTGCTCCGGCGTGCTTGACCGCGTTCGTGATGGCCTCGCGGGCCACGAAGTAGACAGCGGTCTCGATCTCGGAGACCGGCCGCTCGGCCAGTCCGTCGTGCACGGTCACCGGCACGATCGACCGCTCGGCCACGCCGGCGAGCGCCGCACGCAGTCCCAGCTCGTCGAGTGCGGTGGGGTAAATGCGCCAGGCCACGCTCCTCAGCTCGTCGAGGAGGTGGCGCGACTCGGCGTAGGCCTGGGCGACCAGCTCGCCGGTCGCGTCGTGGTCGCTGCTGTGCTGGGCGCGGCCGAGCAGCATGGCGAGGGCCACGCCGCGTTGCTGCACTCCGTCGTGCAGGTCGCGTTCGATTCTGCGGCGCTCGTCGTCCACGGCCTTGACGATGCCGGAGCGGGTCGCGGTCAGCTCGGCGATGCGTCTGCTCATCTGCTCGTGGCGGTCGGGGCCGAGGAAGCGGCCGGCCAGCCGCCGTTCGAGGGACCCGACGGCCAGGATCATGAGGGCGGTCAGGGCCAGCAGCGCCAGGCCGCTGGTCACCCCGAGCACGCCGCTGCTGGTGACCACTTTCACTCCCGGCAGGTTCACGGGCACCTGCTCGGACTCGCCCCAGGCCAGGTCCCACGACCCGCCGAGCAGGAGCAGACCGGTGAGGAACAGGGCGGAGGCGCAGACGTACCCGCCGAACACGCCCAGCGTGGCGCGGGCGGCGAGGAAACCGTAGCCGGCCTCCCCCGACGTCTCGTGGCCGAACCATCGGGCGAGCCTGGCACGTTCGACGGACACCAGCCTCGCCAGGCCCCGCGCGGCGGCGGGGCGGATCGCCGGCACCATCGACGCGGGCCACGCCACGCTCAGGAAGGCCAGCTCGACGACGCCCAGCGCCATCCCCAGGAACACGCCGACCAGCACGCGGGCGACCCGCTGGCCGTGATCCGACGCTGCCACGGCCCGAGTCTAGGCGTCGCGGCGGCGCAGCACCGCGTGGCCGATCGCCAGCGCGGCCGCCGTCCAGGCCAGCAGCCAGGCCAGTCCTTCGCCCGCCGAGTACGGGATCGGCCCGCCGGTCAGGTTGTCGGTGCTGCCCATGAACGCCAGCCCCGCGAACAGCGGCATACGCAGCGACGCCTCCAGCGCCGCCTGGCTCCCCGTCATGAGCAACAGCAGAGGCAGACCCATGAGCAGCATGAACACGACGGTCAGCGTGCCTGCCGCACTGCGCATGGCGGTGCCCACGCCCACGGTCATCACCGACAGCAGCGCGAAGAACCCGCCGACGGCGAGCAGGTCGGCCACGACCTCGCCGGCGGGCAGCACGACCAGCCCGCCGAACGCGTCGGCCGACAGCAGCAGGTAGACGGCCGCCGTCGCCACGGCACCCGACAACACGCCCGCCGCGGCCATCGCCGGCACCACCACCAGCGCCTTCGCCGCCAGCATCACACCGCGGACCGGGACGGCCTGCAGGGTGACACGGACGGCGCCGGAGGAGTACTCGGAGGTGATCGTCAGCATCGCCAGCGCCACGAGCGCGAACTGGGCGAACGAGGCCGCCGACACCACAGGCTCGCTCGCGACGACCGGCGTGGCCGCGCCCTCCCGCAGCAGCGCCTCCGTGGCCGTCGCGCCGCCCAGCGTCAGAGCGCTGAGCACCATGAGCACCGTCGCGGCGGCCAGGCACCACCACGTCGACCGCACGGACCACAACTTGCCCCATTCGGCGCCGATCGCCTGCCACAACGTGCTCACACCTCCGCCTTTCCCGCGCCGTACTCGACGCTCTGCGCCGTCAGCTCCTGGTATGCCTGCTCGAGCGACGCCTCCCGGGTCCGCAGCTCGTGCAGCCTGATCCCCGCCTCGTGCGCCAGGTCGCCCACCCGCTCCATCGGCGCCCCTGTGGCGACCAGTTCGTTCTCCGCCTGGCGCGCCACCTCGACCCCCGCGGTGCGCAGTCGTGCGGCCAGTTCCCTGGCGTGCGGGGTACGGACGACCACGGCCGTCAGCGAGCTGCCCGCGATGACGTCCGCGAGCGGGGCGTCCATGAGGAGCCGCCCCTTCCCGATCACCACCAGGTGGTCGGCGGTCAGCTGCATCTCGCTCATGAGGTGGCTGGAGACGAACACCGTGCGGCCCTCCGCGGCCAGTGACCTCATGAGGCCGCGTACCCACCGCACCCCGTCGGGGTCGAGCCCGTTGACGGGCTCGTCGAACATCAGCACCTCGGGGTCGCCCAGCAGCGCCGCCGCGATGCCGAGCCGCTGGCTCATGCCGAGCGACAACGTCCCGGCCCGTTTGCGCGCCGCACCGGCCATCCCGACGGTCTCCAGCACCTGCGCGACGCGCCGCCGCGCAATGCCGTTGCTGCGCGCCAGCGCCGCCAGGTGCGCGTACCCGCTGCGGCCGGGGTGCAGCGCGCGTGCGTCGAGCAGCGCCCCCACGGTGCTCAGCGGGTTCCTGATCTTCCGGTACGGCCTGCCTCCGATGAGCGCCGTGCCTGAGGTGGGATGGTCGAGCCCGAGCACGAGCCGCATCGTCGTCGACTTGCCGGCTCCGTTCGGCCCCAGGAAGCCGGTCACCGTGCCGGGCTTCAATTCCAGCGACAGGTCGTCGACGACGAGCCGGTCGCCGTAACGCTTGCTCAAACCCTTGAGACTGATCACGCCGCCCCACGCTAGGCAGCGGCTGCCCGGATGACCATGGAGGCGGCCCGCCGAACTCGATGGCGGAAAACCGTAACGGCGGGGCCGGAGGCAAACGGGGACACCTCCGGGCCGGCTCGAGAAACGTATTCGGCGCCTGTGCGAGGACGCGGCCCACGGTCTGGCGCCGGCGCTGCGGGACATCGAATTCACGTGCAGAGAAGCTGGATCGCCTCCGAAATCTTCAGCAAACTCGATATCGAAATGCTCTGAAGATAATCGGAGAGCGCCCCTCTTAATCTCCCGAATCTCACTTCCGGATCGGCATTGAGCCAAGGCGCACGTGCAGACACTCCTCCGAGAGGATCGCTCACCGCATGCGGACGCTCTGGCTCAGGCGCTCACCGCCGCACGTCGAATTGCGGACTGAGAGGGCCTTGCTCGCCGCCAAGAAACCGATCTTCCTGGACGTGGTGGTCGCCTGACGGGTCAGCGCTCGAAGAGCGTCCTGGCCACGTCGAAGGACTGGCCGGCCACGTCCTCCTCGGCCCGCCGGTACGCCTCGATCACGGCCTCGGCCAGCGCCTGCGACCCCAGCCGCAGAGCACGGGGATCGATGCGCAGCGCGGTCAGTGACCCGCTGGGCGACAGCTCGACCGCAACCTGGCCGCCGGCGCTCTCGCCCCGCCCTCTGGTCTCGGCCAGCAGGCGGGTCGCCTCCTCGAACCCGGCCGCGTGCGCCGCCAGCTCCGCGAGGGCGCGGTCGATCTCCGGATCGCCGGAACGGGGTGTCGTCATCGTGGTTCCTTACTTCACCGCTTGAAGATGAACGCCCTCGGCGCGTGCGCCAGGGCCGAGCGCAGCGCGCCCTCGTCCGACAAGCCGCCGCTGGCGACGAGCGGGTAGATGGTGGCGGCCGACAGCGTGCGGCGGAAGAACTTGCCCGCCGGGCCCGCGCCCAGCAGCGTCTCGGTGAGCTGCGTCTTCGGGATGAACTTGCGGACGTCGCTCAGGGCCTTGATGCCGCCGTTGTAGGCCATCTCGGCGGCGAAGTGCTTGCCCGCGTACGCCCAGAGGTTGCCCATCGGCTGGCCGGTCGCGGCCGAGCTGGCCGCGTGCACGCCGGTCTTGAGCACGGTCCACAGCACGGAGTCGGCCACCGCGTCCAGGCCCTCCCGCACCAGGTACTCGCCGACCTTACGCTTGCCGATCCGGTACTGGAGGATCCACTGGACGGTCTTCTGGAAGATCGTGCGCTCCAGCCTGGCCCTGGCCTGCAGGTACCGGAAGGCCCTCAGGGCGGCTTCCCGCGCCGCCGGGTAGACGAAGCCGAACATCATCGTGAACGCCATGGCGGCGAGCATGGTGCCGATGATCCACAGCTGTTCCCGGTGCTCGTCCACGGCGTTGGCGTAGTCGTCGCAGCCGTCGGCCAGTTCGCGCAGCTCCTCCTGGAGCGCGGCGTAGCGGGGGGCGAGCTCGTACGGCCACACGTCCGCGAACCGGGACACGGCCTGGCTGTCGTTGGCCTTGCGTACTGCGGCGACGCCGGTCTCGGTCTGGCGGGCGAGCTCACCGATGGAGTCGGCGAACTCGCGCAGCTCCCGGGCGCGGGCCCGCAAATTGGACGAGTCGGCCTCAGGCACGTACACGCCGGCGAACCAGGCGAGGGCCTGGAAAGGGTCGAACATCAGGCACCCTCCTTGCGTGGCGGAGCCTGCGGGATCGGCGCGTCCGGGATGTCCGGGATCTTCGGGAGCGTGTTGATGATCTGCTGCTCCAGGTAGTCCCACATCTTGTCGAAGTCACGCAGGTTGCCGGCCCACGTGAAGTTCTTGTCGGCGATGCGGCGCAGGGCGCCGGTGAGGGAGTCGTAGCCGTCGGCGTACCACTCGGCGAAGCGCCGGCCGTCGTCGTCGCCGCCGACCAGGCCGGAGGTGCCGGCCAGCGACGTGGAGGCGCGCTGCCGCGCCACCACGTCGTCGCCGGTCTTGTCGAACAGCCTGGCCAGCTCGCGTATCGACGTCCAGTCGATCAGCACCCCCTGCCCGGAGTTCGGCGCGGGGCCCGGCTCCCGGCTCCGGTCGTCGGGAACGTGCGGGACTTCCGCCGTGGGGAAAGGGGTGGGCGTCGGTGCCGGGGTGGTCGGGCTGGGCGCCGGCGTCTCCGACGGGCTCGGACTTGGCGTGCCCGAAGGCGTCGGGCTCGGGGTGCCGGAGGGCGTCGGGCTCGGCGTCCCCGAAGGGGTCGGACTTGGGGTGCCGGAGGGCGTCGGATTCGGCGTGTCCGAGGGCGTCGGGCTCGGCGTCCCTGAAGGCGTCGGACTCGGGGTGCCGGTGGGCGTAGGCGTGGCCGAGGACGTCGGGGTGGCCGAGGACGTCGGGGTGGGCGTGGACGTGGGGCTGGCGGTCGTCGTCGCCGTGGGGCCTGGACCGGTCACGGGGCTCGGCCCATCGGACGAATCCGCCATTAACACTCCATTCACTACAAAACCACCAGTAACAATGACATCAGCACGATAACACCAACAAATTTCCCCAGTGTTAACCGTGGCGTTTACATCAAGGCTGGTGCGCGTTCATCCACTCAGGGGTCTCCCTGAGCAGCTCGTCCAGGTCCTCGAGGAGTTCTTCCTCGACGCGCCCCGCCCGCGCCAGCTCCTCCACCCGCTGGCACAACGCGGCCTCGCGCCCGGCCCCCACGGTCGCGCAGCTGCCCTTGAGCCGGTGCGCCAGCGCCGCCACCTCCGGCAGATCCCCGTCCCGCGCCGCCCGGAGCAGATCCTCGAAGGTCCGCCGCGCGGTCGCGAGGTACGCCTGCGCGACATCCGCCACCGCCTCCGCCGACAGGCCCGCCAGCTCGGGCGGAAGACCGGCGTAGGAGGCCCACTCCGGAATCCTGGCGAGCACCCGCGGCCAGTCCACCGGCTTGGCCAGATGGTCGTCCATGCCGGCTTCGAGGCACCGGATCCGGTCGTCCGGCATGGCCGCCGCGGTCATCGCGATGATCGGGGTACGTGCCTCCTCGCGGCCCCTGATCTCCTCGGTCGCGGCCAGCCCGTCGAGCACGGGCAGCTGGCAGTCCATGAACACCAGGTCGTAGCCGCCGGCCAGCACGGCCCGCACCGCCTGCTCGCCGTCCTCGACGGTGTCCACCTCGTGCCCGGCCTGCCGCAGGACGA includes:
- a CDS encoding sensor histidine kinase — encoded protein: MAASDHGQRVARVLVGVFLGMALGVVELAFLSVAWPASMVPAIRPAAARGLARLVSVERARLARWFGHETSGEAGYGFLAARATLGVFGGYVCASALFLTGLLLLGGSWDLAWGESEQVPVNLPGVKVVTSSGVLGVTSGLALLALTALMILAVGSLERRLAGRFLGPDRHEQMSRRIAELTATRSGIVKAVDDERRRIERDLHDGVQQRGVALAMLLGRAQHSSDHDATGELVAQAYAESRHLLDELRSVAWRIYPTALDELGLRAALAGVAERSIVPVTVHDGLAERPVSEIETAVYFVAREAITNAVKHAGARDILVVLSEDERTVRVAISDDGKGGAEPSGGGLSGLARRVLALDGEFVVDSPPGGPTKIVATLPKAVPCG
- a CDS encoding ATP-binding cassette domain-containing protein, which gives rise to MISLKGLSKRYGDRLVVDDLSLELKPGTVTGFLGPNGAGKSTTMRLVLGLDHPTSGTALIGGRPYRKIRNPLSTVGALLDARALHPGRSGYAHLAALARSNGIARRRVAQVLETVGMAGAARKRAGTLSLGMSQRLGIAAALLGDPEVLMFDEPVNGLDPDGVRWVRGLMRSLAAEGRTVFVSSHLMSEMQLTADHLVVIGKGRLLMDAPLADVIAGSSLTAVVVRTPHARELAARLRTAGVEVARQAENELVATGAPMERVGDLAHEAGIRLHELRTREASLEQAYQELTAQSVEYGAGKAEV
- a CDS encoding YbaB/EbfC family nucleoid-associated protein produces the protein MTTPRSGDPEIDRALAELAAHAAGFEEATRLLAETRGRGESAGGQVAVELSPSGSLTALRIDPRALRLGSQALAEAVIEAYRRAEEDVAGQSFDVARTLFER
- a CDS encoding WXG100-like domain-containing protein — encoded protein: MFDPFQALAWFAGVYVPEADSSNLRARARELREFADSIGELARQTETGVAAVRKANDSQAVSRFADVWPYELAPRYAALQEELRELADGCDDYANAVDEHREQLWIIGTMLAAMAFTMMFGFVYPAAREAALRAFRYLQARARLERTIFQKTVQWILQYRIGKRKVGEYLVREGLDAVADSVLWTVLKTGVHAASSAATGQPMGNLWAYAGKHFAAEMAYNGGIKALSDVRKFIPKTQLTETLLGAGPAGKFFRRTLSAATIYPLVASGGLSDEGALRSALAHAPRAFIFKR
- a CDS encoding ABC transporter permease — encoded protein: MSTLWQAIGAEWGKLWSVRSTWWCLAAATVLMVLSALTLGGATATEALLREGAATPVVASEPVVSAASFAQFALVALAMLTITSEYSSGAVRVTLQAVPVRGVMLAAKALVVVPAMAAAGVLSGAVATAAVYLLLSADAFGGLVVLPAGEVVADLLAVGGFFALLSVMTVGVGTAMRSAAGTLTVVFMLLMGLPLLLLMTGSQAALEASLRMPLFAGLAFMGSTDNLTGGPIPYSAGEGLAWLLAWTAAALAIGHAVLRRRDA